A single window of Myxocyprinus asiaticus isolate MX2 ecotype Aquarium Trade chromosome 48, UBuf_Myxa_2, whole genome shotgun sequence DNA harbors:
- the tdg.1 gene encoding thymine DNA glycosylase, tandem duplicate 1 isoform X3, whose amino-acid sequence MANGNAAFMMEGPREEGGMQQMPVHPEDAVQQEPCTPQQAPAKGKRGRPVSKEPKVKAKPGPKPKKAKEDKEAPPAEGQEKIDETFKKVRRKVDRFKGMSEEEVLKKTLPDILTYNLDYVIIGINPGLMAAYIGRWFPGPGNHFWKCLFLSGFTEKLLNHMDDESLPEKYGIGFTNMVARATPGSKDLSSKELREGGKILVEKIKKFKPLIAVFNGKCIYEMFCRELFGKKPKTLEFGLQPHKIPDSETALYLMPSSSARCAQFPRAQDKVHFYIKLRELRDQLKGVIRSKEIEEVNYSFDLGMAKEDAKRIAVKEEQYDPGYEAAFGGTYGEPPPDMGQSNGYCNFSTSEETAQAAEKPPTNPNAVSQVQDGQWMMQSFADQIPDIGSSSQAQTWGV is encoded by the exons ATGGCTAATGgcaatgctgcctttatgatgGAAGGACCCAGAGAAGAGGGGGGCATGCAGCAGATGCCCGTACACCCAGAAGATGCTGTCCAACAGGAGCCTTGTACTCCACAGCAAG CACCTGCTAAAGGTAAGAGAGGAAGGCCAGTGAGCAAAGAACCTAAAGTTAAAGCTAAACCTGGACCCAAACCCAAAAAAGCCAAGGAGGATAAGGAGGCCCCACCTGCTGAGGGACAGGAGAAGATAGATGAGACTTTCAAGAAAGTGAGGAGGAAAGTTGATCGCTTTAAGGGCATGTCAGAAGAGGAAGTCTTGAAGAAGACACTGCCTGACATCCTTACCTACAACCTTGACTATGTAATT ATTGGAATTAATCCAGGGTTGATGGCAGCCTACATCGGAAGATGGTTTCCTGGACCAGGAAACCATTTTT GGAAGTGTCTTTTCCTGTCAGGATTCACAGAGAAGCTGCTAAATCACATGGATGATGAGAGTTTGCCTGAGAAATATGGCATTGGCTTCACAAATATGGTGGCAAGAGCGACGCCAGGAAGCAAAGATCTCTCAAG TAAGGAGCTTCGAGAAGGAGGAAAAATCCTagtggaaaaaataaagaaattcaaGCCACTCATAGCAGTTTTTAATGGGAAAT GTATTTATGAAATGTTCTGCAGAGAGCTGTTTGGGAAAAAGCCCAAAACGCTTGAATTTGGCCTACAGCCTCACAAGATTCCAGATTCTGAGACA GCGTTGTACCTGATGCCTTCTTCCAGTGCCCGCTGTGCTCAGTTCCCACGTGCTCAGGACAAAGTGCATTTTTACATCAAGTTGCGAGAGCTCCGGGATCAGCTGAAGGGTGTGATCAGGAGCAAGGAGATTGAGGAAGTGAACTATAGCTTTGATCTCGGCATGGCCAAAG AGGATGCTAAGAGGATTGCCGTCAAGGAGGAGCAGTATGATCCTGGTTATGAGGCAGCTTTTGGGGGAACTTATGGTGAACCCCCACCTGATATGGGCCAAAGCAATGGATATTGCAACTTCTCTACATCCGAGGAGACAG CACAAGCAGCTGAGAAGCCACCTACTAATCCAAACGCAGTCAGCCAAGTTCAGgatggtcagtggatgatgcagtcTTTTGCTGATCAGATTCCAGACATCGGCAGCTCCTCTCAAGCCCAAACCTGGGGTGTATGA
- the tdg.1 gene encoding thymine DNA glycosylase, tandem duplicate 1 isoform X1 encodes MDERLYGSLPNAPSEYLQQWVQSAQQHLQALQAQYPHMANGNAAFMMEGPREEGGMQQMPVHPEDAVQQEPCTPQQAPAKGKRGRPVSKEPKVKAKPGPKPKKAKEDKEAPPAEGQEKIDETFKKVRRKVDRFKGMSEEEVLKKTLPDILTYNLDYVIIGINPGLMAAYIGRWFPGPGNHFWKCLFLSGFTEKLLNHMDDESLPEKYGIGFTNMVARATPGSKDLSSKELREGGKILVEKIKKFKPLIAVFNGKCIYEMFCRELFGKKPKTLEFGLQPHKIPDSETALYLMPSSSARCAQFPRAQDKVHFYIKLRELRDQLKGVIRSKEIEEVNYSFDLGMAKEDAKRIAVKEEQYDPGYEAAFGGTYGEPPPDMGQSNGYCNFSTSEETAQAAEKPPTNPNAVSQVQDGQWMMQSFADQIPDIGSSSQAQTWGV; translated from the exons ATGGATGAAAGGCTCTATGGATCTTTGCCCAATGCCCCCTCGGAATACCTCCAACAATG GGTTCAGTCAGCTCAGCAGCATCTGCAAGCCCTTCAGGCTCAGTATCCCCACATGGCTAATGgcaatgctgcctttatgatgGAAGGACCCAGAGAAGAGGGGGGCATGCAGCAGATGCCCGTACACCCAGAAGATGCTGTCCAACAGGAGCCTTGTACTCCACAGCAAG CACCTGCTAAAGGTAAGAGAGGAAGGCCAGTGAGCAAAGAACCTAAAGTTAAAGCTAAACCTGGACCCAAACCCAAAAAAGCCAAGGAGGATAAGGAGGCCCCACCTGCTGAGGGACAGGAGAAGATAGATGAGACTTTCAAGAAAGTGAGGAGGAAAGTTGATCGCTTTAAGGGCATGTCAGAAGAGGAAGTCTTGAAGAAGACACTGCCTGACATCCTTACCTACAACCTTGACTATGTAATT ATTGGAATTAATCCAGGGTTGATGGCAGCCTACATCGGAAGATGGTTTCCTGGACCAGGAAACCATTTTT GGAAGTGTCTTTTCCTGTCAGGATTCACAGAGAAGCTGCTAAATCACATGGATGATGAGAGTTTGCCTGAGAAATATGGCATTGGCTTCACAAATATGGTGGCAAGAGCGACGCCAGGAAGCAAAGATCTCTCAAG TAAGGAGCTTCGAGAAGGAGGAAAAATCCTagtggaaaaaataaagaaattcaaGCCACTCATAGCAGTTTTTAATGGGAAAT GTATTTATGAAATGTTCTGCAGAGAGCTGTTTGGGAAAAAGCCCAAAACGCTTGAATTTGGCCTACAGCCTCACAAGATTCCAGATTCTGAGACA GCGTTGTACCTGATGCCTTCTTCCAGTGCCCGCTGTGCTCAGTTCCCACGTGCTCAGGACAAAGTGCATTTTTACATCAAGTTGCGAGAGCTCCGGGATCAGCTGAAGGGTGTGATCAGGAGCAAGGAGATTGAGGAAGTGAACTATAGCTTTGATCTCGGCATGGCCAAAG AGGATGCTAAGAGGATTGCCGTCAAGGAGGAGCAGTATGATCCTGGTTATGAGGCAGCTTTTGGGGGAACTTATGGTGAACCCCCACCTGATATGGGCCAAAGCAATGGATATTGCAACTTCTCTACATCCGAGGAGACAG CACAAGCAGCTGAGAAGCCACCTACTAATCCAAACGCAGTCAGCCAAGTTCAGgatggtcagtggatgatgcagtcTTTTGCTGATCAGATTCCAGACATCGGCAGCTCCTCTCAAGCCCAAACCTGGGGTGTATGA
- the tdg.1 gene encoding thymine DNA glycosylase, tandem duplicate 1 isoform X2, which translates to MKGSMDLCPMPPRNTSNNGEVQSAQQHLQALQAQYPHMANGNAAFMMEGPREEGGMQQMPVHPEDAVQQEPCTPQQAPAKGKRGRPVSKEPKVKAKPGPKPKKAKEDKEAPPAEGQEKIDETFKKVRRKVDRFKGMSEEEVLKKTLPDILTYNLDYVIIGINPGLMAAYIGRWFPGPGNHFWKCLFLSGFTEKLLNHMDDESLPEKYGIGFTNMVARATPGSKDLSSKELREGGKILVEKIKKFKPLIAVFNGKCIYEMFCRELFGKKPKTLEFGLQPHKIPDSETALYLMPSSSARCAQFPRAQDKVHFYIKLRELRDQLKGVIRSKEIEEVNYSFDLGMAKEDAKRIAVKEEQYDPGYEAAFGGTYGEPPPDMGQSNGYCNFSTSEETAQAAEKPPTNPNAVSQVQDGQWMMQSFADQIPDIGSSSQAQTWGV; encoded by the exons ATGAAAGGCTCTATGGATCTTTGCCCAATGCCCCCTCGGAATACCTCCAACAATGGTGA GGTTCAGTCAGCTCAGCAGCATCTGCAAGCCCTTCAGGCTCAGTATCCCCACATGGCTAATGgcaatgctgcctttatgatgGAAGGACCCAGAGAAGAGGGGGGCATGCAGCAGATGCCCGTACACCCAGAAGATGCTGTCCAACAGGAGCCTTGTACTCCACAGCAAG CACCTGCTAAAGGTAAGAGAGGAAGGCCAGTGAGCAAAGAACCTAAAGTTAAAGCTAAACCTGGACCCAAACCCAAAAAAGCCAAGGAGGATAAGGAGGCCCCACCTGCTGAGGGACAGGAGAAGATAGATGAGACTTTCAAGAAAGTGAGGAGGAAAGTTGATCGCTTTAAGGGCATGTCAGAAGAGGAAGTCTTGAAGAAGACACTGCCTGACATCCTTACCTACAACCTTGACTATGTAATT ATTGGAATTAATCCAGGGTTGATGGCAGCCTACATCGGAAGATGGTTTCCTGGACCAGGAAACCATTTTT GGAAGTGTCTTTTCCTGTCAGGATTCACAGAGAAGCTGCTAAATCACATGGATGATGAGAGTTTGCCTGAGAAATATGGCATTGGCTTCACAAATATGGTGGCAAGAGCGACGCCAGGAAGCAAAGATCTCTCAAG TAAGGAGCTTCGAGAAGGAGGAAAAATCCTagtggaaaaaataaagaaattcaaGCCACTCATAGCAGTTTTTAATGGGAAAT GTATTTATGAAATGTTCTGCAGAGAGCTGTTTGGGAAAAAGCCCAAAACGCTTGAATTTGGCCTACAGCCTCACAAGATTCCAGATTCTGAGACA GCGTTGTACCTGATGCCTTCTTCCAGTGCCCGCTGTGCTCAGTTCCCACGTGCTCAGGACAAAGTGCATTTTTACATCAAGTTGCGAGAGCTCCGGGATCAGCTGAAGGGTGTGATCAGGAGCAAGGAGATTGAGGAAGTGAACTATAGCTTTGATCTCGGCATGGCCAAAG AGGATGCTAAGAGGATTGCCGTCAAGGAGGAGCAGTATGATCCTGGTTATGAGGCAGCTTTTGGGGGAACTTATGGTGAACCCCCACCTGATATGGGCCAAAGCAATGGATATTGCAACTTCTCTACATCCGAGGAGACAG CACAAGCAGCTGAGAAGCCACCTACTAATCCAAACGCAGTCAGCCAAGTTCAGgatggtcagtggatgatgcagtcTTTTGCTGATCAGATTCCAGACATCGGCAGCTCCTCTCAAGCCCAAACCTGGGGTGTATGA